One window of Nocardia sp. NBC_00508 genomic DNA carries:
- a CDS encoding heat shock protein transcriptional repressor HspR translates to MSSEPKNASGGSRAEFFMISVAAQLAGMHAQTLRTYDRLGLVTPQRTSGGGRRYSARDVELLREVQRLSQDEGVNLAGIKRIIELTNQVEELRQQVAELAAELERMRAGYRPDLSPPQRSTALVVWQPRNRRDDSRRRL, encoded by the coding sequence ATGTCCTCTGAACCGAAGAACGCGTCCGGCGGGTCGCGCGCCGAGTTCTTCATGATCTCGGTGGCGGCCCAACTGGCCGGCATGCACGCGCAGACGCTGCGCACGTATGACCGTCTGGGACTGGTTACGCCGCAACGCACTTCGGGCGGCGGGCGGCGCTACTCGGCCAGGGACGTCGAGCTGCTGCGCGAGGTGCAGCGGCTGTCCCAGGACGAGGGCGTCAACCTGGCGGGCATCAAGCGCATCATCGAACTGACCAATCAGGTGGAGGAGCTGCGCCAGCAGGTCGCCGAGCTGGCGGCGGAGCTGGAGCGGATGCGGGCGGGCTACCGCCCCGATCTTTCGCCTCCGCAACGCAGTACCGCGTTGGTCGTCTGGCAGCCGCGCAATCGCCGCGACGACAGCAGGCGCCGACTGTAA
- the dnaJ gene encoding molecular chaperone DnaJ has product MSQREWIEKDFYKELGISSTASQDEVKKAYRKLARDLHPDANPGDTKAEERFKTVSEAHAVLSDPAKRKEYDDTRKLFVGGGYGRGGFSPGAGGFSQEFNLGDIFGGSTAGDGGLGDLLGGLFNRGGTRTASRPRRGADVETETTLGFREAAQGVTVPLRMTSPSPCTTCHGSGAKPGTSPRVCPVCNGNGVVSRNQGAFGFSEPCDECRGSGSIIDDPCVDCRGSGIQNRTRTITVRIPPGVGDGQRIRLAGQGEAGLRGAPSGDLYVSVHVSQDKVFGRNGDDLTLVLPVSYSELVLGTTVSVPTLDGRVGVKVPPGTADGRILRVRGRGVLKRGGGAGDLLVTVKVAVPQKLDGDAVDALKRYQEAERSSGFDPRAGWAGA; this is encoded by the coding sequence GTGAGCCAACGGGAGTGGATCGAAAAGGACTTCTACAAGGAGCTGGGCATCTCCTCCACTGCCTCGCAGGACGAGGTCAAGAAGGCCTACCGCAAGCTCGCGCGCGACTTGCACCCGGACGCCAATCCCGGTGATACCAAGGCCGAGGAGCGGTTCAAGACCGTCAGCGAGGCGCATGCCGTGCTGTCGGATCCGGCCAAGCGCAAGGAGTACGACGACACCCGCAAGCTCTTCGTGGGCGGCGGGTACGGTCGCGGTGGGTTCTCTCCCGGCGCGGGAGGCTTCTCGCAGGAGTTCAACCTCGGGGACATCTTCGGTGGCTCGACCGCCGGCGACGGTGGCCTCGGCGACCTGCTCGGCGGTCTGTTCAACCGGGGCGGCACGCGGACCGCGAGCCGCCCACGGCGCGGCGCCGACGTGGAGACCGAGACGACGCTCGGTTTCCGGGAGGCAGCCCAGGGCGTCACGGTTCCGCTGCGGATGACCAGCCCCTCGCCGTGCACCACCTGTCACGGCAGCGGCGCCAAGCCGGGGACGAGTCCGCGAGTCTGCCCGGTCTGCAATGGAAACGGCGTGGTCAGCCGCAACCAGGGCGCGTTCGGTTTCAGTGAGCCGTGCGACGAGTGCCGGGGCAGCGGTTCGATCATCGATGACCCATGCGTCGACTGCCGCGGCAGCGGCATCCAGAACCGCACACGCACCATCACGGTGCGGATTCCTCCTGGAGTCGGTGACGGGCAACGGATCCGGCTGGCCGGTCAGGGCGAGGCGGGGCTGCGTGGGGCGCCCTCGGGTGACCTCTACGTCTCCGTCCACGTCAGCCAGGACAAGGTCTTCGGCCGTAACGGCGACGATCTGACCCTGGTGCTTCCGGTCAGTTACAGCGAATTGGTCCTTGGCACCACGGTTTCGGTGCCCACACTGGACGGCCGAGTTGGGGTCAAGGTGCCGCCGGGCACCGCCGATGGCCGTATCCTGCGGGTGCGCGGTCGCGGCGTGCTCAAGCGCGGCGGCGGCGCGGGTGACCTGCTGGTGACCGTCAAGGTGGCGGTGCCGCAGAAGCTCGACGGTGACGCCGTGGATGCCCTGAAGCGTTACCAGGAGGCGGAGCGGTCCAGCGGTTTCGATCCACGTGCGGGATGGGCGGGTGCGTGA